The Solibacillus daqui genome has a segment encoding these proteins:
- a CDS encoding transglutaminase-like domain-containing protein → MKRSTPEKIELAVFYIIILLILREWLMPIVQLTNTGYFTQFLLFMAICLTIGVFNLPIIISWSLKILYITWFIVSVYNRGELTTMQFLSNELRYNVDVLITGDWVLVSDPFRTSLFFILIWMLIYLIQHWVSVRHTVYYFLVLTVFFIGTLDTFTEYDGTVAIIKVMILGLVLTSLLFIKRLMQSANMQKDWGSYLLFATPIILFVTIAGLAATFLPKAEPQWPDPVPYMKGMVGLGDSSSSGSVATVGYGDNDESLGGPFVGDDTVVYEIETPIRQYWRVETKDYYTSKGWLHTSEQDAISHLQFTDPIGLSIMPGDVEPQKVEVHSMGEYDFLLQAYGTTGYWTDDPNANNLRFNEANEKINWLLNGQLGEGEEPTNYEITFQQPEYNYTALKETVSSTESDQRYLQLPEQLPRRVIDLAHEITGGYESVYDKARAIESYFARSGFKYETKNVSQPAKDEDYVDQFLFETMLGYCDNFSTSMVVMLRSVGIQARWVKGFASGERVASSDGMTTYRVTNNDAHSWVEAYIDGIGWMPFEPTIGFSNPMNIDYDIEIAPGEEQLPEPETPEVERPQPEKQETTAGGNKKLAIDFAKYKWVLYVLTAVLIVGAIIAWRMRGKWQPKLAVQMNRSKLNNPDQFENVYFVLLKQLERIYLKRGTYETLQNFAIRVDRALETTKMSELTAVYEQYIYAGNSHNFDTTKVKENWEYLINRTSN, encoded by the coding sequence ATGAAACGAAGCACACCCGAAAAAATAGAATTAGCTGTTTTCTACATTATTATTTTACTGATTCTGCGTGAATGGTTAATGCCGATTGTGCAGCTAACAAATACAGGCTATTTCACACAATTCCTATTGTTTATGGCAATTTGTTTAACCATTGGCGTATTTAATTTACCAATTATTATATCGTGGTCGCTGAAAATACTATATATAACGTGGTTTATTGTAAGTGTTTATAACAGAGGCGAATTGACGACGATGCAGTTTTTATCGAATGAGCTGCGTTACAATGTTGATGTATTAATAACAGGAGATTGGGTTTTAGTAAGTGACCCATTTCGAACGAGCCTTTTCTTTATTTTAATATGGATGCTCATTTATTTAATTCAGCATTGGGTGAGCGTGCGTCATACGGTTTATTATTTCCTTGTGTTGACTGTGTTTTTTATCGGAACGCTCGATACTTTTACAGAATATGATGGCACGGTAGCAATTATAAAAGTGATGATCTTGGGACTTGTGCTAACATCACTTTTATTTATAAAACGGTTAATGCAATCAGCCAATATGCAAAAGGATTGGGGGAGCTATTTACTATTTGCAACTCCGATTATTTTGTTTGTCACAATAGCAGGGCTTGCCGCGACGTTTTTACCAAAAGCCGAGCCGCAATGGCCAGACCCTGTTCCTTATATGAAGGGAATGGTTGGATTAGGTGATTCATCATCTAGCGGTTCGGTCGCAACAGTTGGTTATGGTGATAATGACGAAAGTTTAGGGGGGCCATTTGTCGGTGACGATACGGTTGTATATGAAATTGAAACGCCGATTCGTCAATATTGGCGTGTAGAAACGAAGGATTATTATACGTCAAAGGGCTGGCTTCATACGAGTGAGCAAGACGCTATATCTCATTTACAATTTACTGATCCAATCGGTTTGTCGATTATGCCGGGGGATGTGGAACCTCAAAAGGTTGAAGTTCATTCGATGGGGGAATATGACTTTTTACTACAAGCTTATGGGACAACGGGTTACTGGACAGACGATCCAAATGCAAATAATTTAAGGTTTAATGAGGCAAACGAAAAAATAAATTGGTTGTTGAACGGTCAGTTAGGCGAGGGAGAAGAACCAACTAATTATGAAATTACGTTCCAACAGCCAGAATATAATTATACAGCATTGAAGGAAACGGTGTCCTCAACAGAATCTGACCAGCGTTATTTGCAACTGCCAGAACAGCTGCCAAGGCGTGTAATTGATTTAGCGCACGAAATAACGGGCGGTTATGAAAGTGTTTATGATAAAGCACGTGCGATTGAAAGTTATTTCGCGCGTAGTGGATTCAAATATGAAACGAAAAATGTATCACAGCCGGCAAAAGATGAGGATTATGTCGATCAATTTTTATTCGAAACAATGTTGGGCTACTGTGATAATTTCTCAACTTCGATGGTTGTAATGTTACGTTCAGTTGGTATTCAAGCGCGATGGGTAAAAGGTTTTGCGAGTGGTGAGCGTGTGGCATCAAGTGACGGTATGACGACCTACCGCGTGACGAACAATGATGCCCATTCATGGGTAGAGGCTTATATAGACGGCATTGGTTGGATGCCATTTGAGCCGACAATTGGTTTTAGTAACCCGATGAACATTGACTATGATATCGAAATAGCACCAGGTGAAGAACAATTACCAGAACCTGAAACGCCAGAAGTAGAGCGCCCTCAGCCAGAAAAGCAAGAAACAACGGCTGGTGGAAACAAAAAATTGGCGATTGATTTTGCGAAATATAAATGGGTGCTTTATGTTTTAACGGCAGTGCTCATTGTAGGTGCAATTATTGCATGGCGTATGCGCGGGAAATGGCAACCAAAACTTGCTGTGCAAATGAACCGTTCGAAGTTAAATAATCCGGATCAATTTGAGAATGTATATTTTGTATTGTTAAAGCAGCTTGAACGAATCTACTTAAAACGTGGTACGTATGAGACATTGCAAAATTTCGCAATTCGTGTGGACCGTGCGCTTGAAACAACAAAAATGAGTGAGCTAACAGCTGTGTATGAGCAATATATTTACGCCGGCAATTCACATAATTTTGATACAACTAAAGTAAAAGAAAACTGGGAGTATTTAATCAATCGTACGAGTAATTGA
- a CDS encoding DUF58 domain-containing protein yields the protein MKKIRYFFQHGGRLLTVIALLIITYCYAMFQGGFVSWFVFFTILPFSIYSILLAIVPIRIQQVSRALSKEAIERGDTIEVTVRFRNKSWFPIVFMTAREMAMDAAFFEGVNSHATKLFLVGWKSEFEWTYELHDLKRGEHHFNGIEVMCTDFFGWTIRQVVIEHPQMFLVYPKIYDVKTEQIVMQYDQGASQARYSLIKDTTMATGVREYVPGDRFSWIHWKSFAKNGELRTKEFEDRNAQNTFVLIDRAVQKNFEQVVEFAASYIHKTMKERGDISFLSAGTDRYFAPVIKTESQFKKVLQHFVKVQPDAQFGVERLLFEEQKVMSRSVVIIITGEWMPELQEALNASTKSVGKIVCFVVNGEAEPVHLKNQNEVHIIKELAHLQSEVESL from the coding sequence ATGAAAAAAATCCGATACTTCTTTCAGCATGGAGGTAGACTGTTAACGGTAATTGCGCTATTAATCATTACATATTGCTACGCGATGTTCCAAGGTGGATTTGTGAGTTGGTTTGTATTTTTTACGATTTTACCATTTTCCATTTACTCCATTTTGCTAGCAATTGTACCGATCCGCATACAACAAGTGTCACGGGCATTATCGAAAGAAGCGATTGAACGAGGCGATACAATAGAGGTGACAGTACGCTTTCGCAATAAAAGTTGGTTTCCAATTGTCTTTATGACTGCACGAGAAATGGCTATGGATGCTGCCTTTTTTGAGGGGGTAAATAGCCATGCTACGAAGTTATTTTTAGTTGGTTGGAAAAGTGAGTTCGAGTGGACATATGAATTACACGATTTAAAACGAGGCGAGCATCATTTTAATGGAATTGAAGTGATGTGTACAGATTTCTTTGGATGGACGATTCGTCAAGTGGTCATTGAGCATCCGCAAATGTTTTTAGTGTATCCAAAAATTTACGATGTCAAAACGGAACAAATTGTGATGCAGTATGATCAAGGGGCGAGTCAAGCACGCTATTCACTTATTAAAGATACGACAATGGCAACCGGTGTGCGTGAATACGTACCAGGGGATCGTTTTTCATGGATTCATTGGAAGTCATTTGCGAAAAATGGAGAGCTGCGTACGAAGGAATTTGAGGACCGTAATGCACAAAATACATTTGTGTTAATTGACCGTGCTGTACAAAAGAACTTTGAACAAGTGGTGGAGTTTGCAGCATCGTATATTCATAAAACGATGAAAGAGCGCGGGGATATCTCGTTTTTAAGTGCGGGGACAGACCGTTACTTTGCACCAGTTATCAAAACAGAAAGTCAATTCAAAAAGGTCCTGCAGCATTTTGTTAAGGTACAGCCAGATGCGCAGTTTGGTGTAGAGCGTTTATTATTTGAAGAACAAAAGGTAATGAGTCGCTCGGTTGTCATCATCATTACAGGTGAATGGATGCCAGAGCTACAAGAAGCACTAAATGCGAGCACTAAAAGCGTGGGCAAAATTGTGTGCTTTGTTGTAAATGGTGAAGCCGAGCCAGTGCATCTAAAAAATCAAAATGAAGTGCATATTATTAAAGAGCTGGCACATCTGCAATCGGAGGTGGAATCGCTATGA
- the guaA gene encoding glutamine-hydrolyzing GMP synthase produces MRLKQDNILVLDLGSSENTTIARWIRELGVYSEIHPHDITAQNIQGLKTVKGIILNGGVNNIVDGEAIDVLAEIYNLNIPVISVEHPSTQASQTLDKWPNEEETKAFLKEFVFEICKAEANWNMKNFIEDQVALIRQQVGDKKVLLALSGGVDSSVVAALLIKAIGKQLVCVHVNHGLMRKNESEGVIAMFEKDLEENLVYVDASERFLGKLKGVSEPEEKRKIIGNEFIRVFEEEARKQEGIDFLAQGTIYPDIVESGTKTHKVVKSHHNVGGLPEDLQFELVEPLFQLFKDEVRACGVELGLPHDMVYRQPFPGPGLGVRVLGEIEPERLEAVRESDAILREEFALAGLDQKVWQYFTVVPNFKSVGVRNNERTYEYPVIIRAVNTIDAMTASIEQIEWPILLKITDRIINEVKHVNRVCYDLSPKPGGTIEWE; encoded by the coding sequence ATCAGGTTGAAGCAGGATAATATTTTAGTATTGGATTTAGGTAGCAGTGAAAATACAACGATAGCTCGTTGGATTCGTGAATTAGGTGTATATAGTGAGATTCACCCACATGATATTACTGCGCAAAATATCCAAGGTTTAAAAACAGTAAAAGGGATTATTTTAAATGGCGGTGTAAACAATATCGTTGATGGAGAAGCAATCGACGTATTAGCTGAAATTTATAATTTAAACATTCCTGTTATTAGCGTAGAGCACCCATCTACTCAAGCATCACAAACTTTAGATAAATGGCCAAACGAAGAAGAAACGAAAGCCTTTTTAAAGGAGTTCGTTTTTGAGATATGCAAGGCAGAAGCAAACTGGAATATGAAAAACTTCATTGAAGATCAAGTAGCATTAATTCGCCAACAAGTTGGAGATAAAAAGGTGCTTTTAGCGCTTTCAGGAGGCGTGGATTCTTCAGTTGTAGCAGCATTACTTATTAAAGCAATTGGTAAGCAATTAGTTTGTGTACACGTTAATCATGGTTTAATGCGTAAAAATGAATCTGAAGGCGTTATCGCTATGTTCGAAAAGGATCTGGAAGAAAACCTTGTTTACGTAGACGCAAGTGAGCGCTTTTTAGGTAAGTTAAAAGGTGTAAGTGAACCAGAAGAAAAACGTAAAATTATCGGGAATGAATTTATCCGTGTGTTTGAAGAAGAAGCACGTAAGCAAGAAGGTATTGATTTCTTAGCCCAAGGAACAATTTACCCAGATATCGTAGAATCAGGTACGAAGACACATAAAGTTGTTAAATCACATCACAATGTAGGTGGATTACCAGAGGATTTACAATTTGAATTAGTTGAACCATTATTCCAACTTTTCAAAGACGAAGTACGTGCATGTGGTGTTGAATTAGGTTTACCTCATGATATGGTATACCGTCAACCATTCCCAGGTCCGGGATTAGGTGTGCGCGTTTTAGGTGAAATCGAGCCAGAGCGTCTTGAAGCAGTACGTGAATCAGATGCCATTTTACGTGAAGAATTTGCACTTGCAGGATTAGATCAAAAAGTGTGGCAATACTTTACGGTTGTACCAAACTTCAAATCGGTTGGTGTTCGCAACAATGAACGTACGTACGAATATCCAGTAATTATTCGTGCAGTAAATACAATTGACGCAATGACGGCATCAATCGAACAAATTGAATGGCCAATTTTATTAAAAATTACAGACCGTATCATTAATGAAGTAAAGCATGTCAACCGCGTATGCTACGATTTATCGCCAAAACCAGGCGGCACAATTGAGTGGGAGTGA
- the nadE gene encoding ammonia-dependent NAD(+) synthetase: MSLQQQIIEELNVLPQIDVEQEIRRSIDFLKDYAKKHSFVKGFVLGISGGQDSTLTGKLAQMAVDELNAEAAQAKYSFWAVRLPYGVQADEQDCQDALDYIQPTKIYTVNIKEAVDASVRALANTGIELSDFAKGNEKARERMKVQFSIAAMNGAVVLGTDHAAEAITGFFTKFGDGGADLMPIFRLNKRQGRQILKKLECPVHLFEKVPTADLEEDRPSLPDEVALGVTYEQIDDYLEGKEIPDQARETLEGHYKRSMHKRHLPITVFDDFWK; the protein is encoded by the coding sequence ATGTCGTTACAACAACAAATTATAGAAGAATTAAATGTATTACCACAAATTGATGTTGAGCAAGAAATTCGCCGATCTATAGACTTTTTAAAGGATTATGCCAAAAAGCACAGCTTCGTAAAAGGTTTTGTTCTAGGGATTAGCGGTGGGCAGGATTCTACGCTAACAGGAAAACTAGCACAAATGGCGGTGGATGAATTAAACGCAGAGGCAGCCCAAGCAAAATACTCTTTTTGGGCGGTACGATTACCGTATGGTGTACAAGCCGATGAGCAAGATTGCCAAGACGCGCTTGATTATATTCAGCCGACAAAAATTTATACCGTAAATATTAAAGAAGCAGTGGATGCAAGTGTCCGTGCATTAGCTAATACCGGTATCGAACTAAGTGATTTTGCAAAGGGTAATGAAAAAGCCCGTGAACGTATGAAGGTACAGTTTTCAATCGCTGCGATGAATGGTGCGGTTGTTTTAGGAACAGACCATGCAGCAGAAGCGATTACCGGTTTCTTTACGAAATTTGGTGATGGAGGCGCGGATTTAATGCCGATTTTCCGTTTAAATAAACGACAAGGCCGCCAAATTTTAAAAAAACTTGAATGTCCTGTTCATTTATTCGAAAAAGTACCAACTGCCGATTTAGAAGAAGATCGCCCGTCGTTACCAGATGAAGTAGCTTTAGGTGTGACGTATGAGCAGATTGATGATTACTTAGAAGGGAAAGAAATTCCTGACCAAGCACGCGAAACGTTAGAAGGTCACTACAAACGCTCGATGCACAAACGCCATTTACCGATTACGGTATTTGATGATTTTTGGAAATAA
- a CDS encoding AAA family ATPase, translated as MNEQIERIIRNIEKVMIGKREIAELSIVSLLAGGHLLLEDVPGVGKTMMVRALSKSLGASFKRIQFTPDLLPSDVIGVSVYNPKTLQFEFRPGPIVGNIVLADEINRTSPKTQAALLESMEESSITVDGETLSLPKPFFVMATQNPIEYEGTYPLPEAQLDRFLLKIRMGYPTKDEEIEVLRRAENSVPIDEIAAVLSIEQLIELKKQVKQVHVEDNIKEYIVSLAQHTRYHEHVYLGVSPRASIALMRAAQSYAFMKGRDYVVPDDVQYLTKFVFGHRLILKPEARYEGVTEEQVINRVLRFVNVPVKRYVVE; from the coding sequence ATGAACGAACAAATCGAAAGAATTATCAGAAATATCGAAAAAGTGATGATAGGGAAACGTGAGATTGCGGAGTTAAGTATCGTGTCTTTGCTTGCGGGGGGGCATTTATTATTAGAGGATGTGCCGGGCGTAGGAAAAACGATGATGGTGCGCGCGCTTTCCAAGTCTCTAGGTGCAAGCTTTAAGCGTATTCAATTTACGCCAGATTTACTACCTTCTGATGTAATTGGGGTATCGGTATATAATCCAAAAACATTACAATTTGAATTTCGCCCAGGACCGATTGTCGGTAACATCGTATTAGCCGATGAAATTAACCGTACATCGCCGAAAACACAAGCAGCCCTACTAGAAAGTATGGAAGAATCGTCAATTACTGTAGATGGTGAGACGCTTTCATTGCCAAAGCCGTTCTTTGTCATGGCTACGCAAAACCCGATTGAATATGAAGGGACATACCCTTTACCAGAAGCGCAGTTAGACCGCTTTTTACTAAAAATTAGAATGGGTTATCCAACAAAAGATGAAGAAATAGAAGTGCTACGCCGTGCAGAAAATTCAGTGCCAATTGATGAAATTGCTGCTGTACTGTCGATTGAACAATTAATTGAACTGAAAAAACAAGTGAAACAAGTGCATGTAGAGGACAATATTAAAGAATATATCGTATCGCTAGCGCAACATACACGCTATCACGAACATGTGTATTTAGGTGTGAGTCCACGTGCTTCGATTGCGTTAATGCGTGCTGCGCAAAGCTATGCCTTTATGAAAGGGCGCGATTATGTTGTTCCAGATGATGTGCAGTATTTAACGAAGTTTGTATTTGGTCACCGTTTAATTTTAAAACCAGAGGCGCGCTATGAGGGCGTGACAGAGGAACAGGTAATTAATCGTGTGCTCCGATTTGTGAATGTGCCTGTGAAAAGGTATGTTGTGGAATGA
- the guaA gene encoding glutamine-hydrolyzing GMP synthase → MVSTPLLKEQEKIVVLDFGSQFNQLITRRIREFGVFSELHPHTITAEDIKGMNAVGIVFSGGPNSVYDESAFKVDPAIFELGLPILGICYGMQLMAHTQGGKVEGAETREYGKAEIDVTTNNLLFGDLPKNQVVWMSHGDHVTAVPEGFEVIATSPACPIAAMANTERKLYAVQFHPEVRHSVYGNDLLKNFVFNVCGAKGDWSMANFIDIEIAKIREQVGDKQVLCALSGGVDSSVVAVLIHKAIGDQLTCMFVDHNLNRKGEVEQVMKTFTEDFDMKLIKIDARERFMNKLAGVSDPEQKRKIIGNEFIYVFDEESAKLENMDFLAQGTLYTDIIESGTATAQTIKSHHNVGGLPEDMKFELIEPLNTLFKDEVRALGLELGLPEAVVWRQPFPGPGLGIRVLGEVTEEKLEIVREADFILREEIKNAGLERDIWQYFAVLPDIRSVGVMGDGRTYDYAIGIRGVTSIDGMTSDWARIPYDVLEKISVRIVNEVTGVNRVLYDITSKPPATIEWE, encoded by the coding sequence ATTGTGTCAACTCCTTTATTAAAAGAGCAAGAAAAAATTGTCGTTCTTGACTTCGGAAGTCAGTTCAACCAATTAATTACGCGTCGTATCCGTGAATTTGGTGTGTTCTCTGAATTGCACCCGCATACAATTACTGCAGAGGACATTAAAGGAATGAATGCTGTAGGAATCGTATTCTCAGGTGGTCCGAACTCTGTTTATGATGAGTCTGCATTCAAAGTAGATCCGGCGATTTTTGAATTAGGTTTACCGATTTTAGGTATTTGCTACGGCATGCAGCTAATGGCGCATACACAAGGTGGTAAAGTAGAAGGTGCGGAAACGCGTGAATACGGTAAAGCAGAAATTGATGTAACAACAAATAACTTATTATTCGGCGATTTACCGAAAAACCAAGTTGTTTGGATGAGTCATGGTGACCATGTTACAGCTGTTCCGGAAGGCTTTGAAGTAATTGCAACAAGCCCAGCGTGTCCAATCGCTGCAATGGCAAACACAGAACGTAAATTATACGCTGTACAATTCCACCCAGAAGTACGTCACTCTGTATACGGTAATGACTTACTGAAAAACTTTGTATTCAATGTTTGTGGTGCAAAAGGTGACTGGTCAATGGCGAACTTCATCGACATCGAAATCGCAAAAATCCGTGAGCAAGTAGGAGACAAGCAAGTTCTTTGTGCGTTATCAGGCGGTGTTGACTCATCAGTAGTTGCAGTTTTAATCCACAAAGCAATTGGTGACCAATTAACTTGTATGTTCGTAGACCACAACTTAAACCGTAAAGGCGAAGTTGAGCAAGTTATGAAAACTTTCACAGAAGACTTCGACATGAAATTAATCAAAATTGATGCACGTGAGCGTTTCATGAACAAGCTTGCTGGTGTTTCTGATCCAGAGCAAAAACGTAAAATCATCGGTAACGAATTTATCTACGTATTTGACGAAGAATCAGCAAAACTTGAAAACATGGACTTCTTAGCACAAGGCACGCTTTACACAGACATCATCGAGTCAGGTACAGCAACTGCCCAAACAATTAAATCTCACCATAACGTAGGTGGATTACCAGAAGACATGAAGTTCGAATTAATCGAGCCATTAAATACATTATTCAAAGACGAAGTACGCGCTTTAGGTTTAGAATTAGGTCTTCCAGAAGCAGTAGTATGGCGTCAACCATTCCCAGGCCCAGGTTTAGGTATCCGTGTGCTTGGCGAAGTAACGGAAGAAAAATTAGAAATCGTACGTGAAGCTGACTTCATCCTACGTGAAGAAATCAAAAACGCAGGTCTTGAGCGCGACATTTGGCAATACTTCGCGGTATTACCAGACATCCGTTCAGTAGGCGTAATGGGCGATGGCCGTACGTACGACTACGCAATCGGTATCCGCGGCGTAACATCGATCGACGGTATGACTTCTGACTGGGCACGTATTCCATATGACGTGTTAGAGAAAATCTCTGTACGTATTGTTAACGAAGTAACAGGCGTTAACCGCGTACTGTATGATATTACTTCTAAGCCACCAGCTACTATTGAGTGGGAATAG
- a CDS encoding DUF4230 domain-containing protein, whose protein sequence is MSKKEEALTQFEDVLKELKKGEEESAATSVVGQSRGNVNISGALFKLVFKFWGRKILFILLLSIVVVSGIIWSFSGSTYKKESTTFVEHIQELATLATAKAHVKVVIEEEDNKLFGHDIPVNFPGTKREILLIVPATVIAGVDLKGVTSDDIKVNDKEKALEISLPRATLIQEPAIQMDNVQTFSDEGLFRGEIKWDQGFNLAAEAQEEIKDEAIEIGLLESAEKSAEKVLKEFFSNLGYTAEITFK, encoded by the coding sequence ATGAGTAAAAAAGAAGAAGCATTAACACAATTTGAGGATGTACTAAAGGAACTGAAAAAGGGCGAAGAAGAAAGTGCTGCTACTAGCGTTGTAGGACAGAGTAGAGGAAACGTCAATATTTCAGGGGCATTATTTAAGCTTGTTTTTAAATTTTGGGGAAGGAAAATTCTCTTTATTCTATTACTTTCCATAGTCGTCGTCTCTGGAATCATTTGGTCATTCTCTGGAAGTACATATAAAAAGGAAAGTACAACATTTGTAGAGCATATTCAAGAATTAGCAACACTTGCGACAGCTAAAGCACACGTAAAAGTAGTCATTGAAGAAGAGGATAATAAGCTATTCGGTCATGATATCCCCGTTAATTTTCCAGGTACAAAAAGAGAAATATTATTAATTGTTCCTGCCACAGTCATCGCAGGAGTTGACCTTAAAGGGGTCACTTCAGATGATATAAAAGTTAACGACAAGGAAAAGGCATTAGAAATCAGCCTACCACGGGCAACGCTTATTCAGGAGCCCGCAATTCAGATGGATAACGTCCAAACTTTCTCAGACGAAGGACTATTCCGTGGGGAAATAAAATGGGATCAAGGGTTTAACCTAGCAGCTGAAGCACAGGAAGAAATTAAAGACGAAGCCATTGAAATAGGCTTATTAGAATCCGCAGAGAAAAGTGCTGAGAAAGTCCTTAAAGAATTTTTCAGCAACCTTGGTTATACTGCGGAAATAACATTTAAGTAA